The following nucleotide sequence is from Nitrospirota bacterium.
TGGCGCTATTCGTCCGGGGCAGCCTTGATGGCGTTCAGCCTGCTGCCCTTGGCCTCCTTAGCCTCGGGACAGAGCCGGGGGTTCCAGGTGTTCACGTGGATCGTGGCTGGGCTGATCATCCTGCGGCACCAAGGGAATATCGTGAGGCTGTGGCAGGGTACGGAGCCAAGGATCGGCCAACATACGAGTTAACATAATCGTTCTTATCCGACATTTATTGAACCATCAACCCCGGTTAAGCGAGCTGCTATGGCTGCCGAATTCCTCCAGCGCGTCCGCAAGGAGCTGACCCTCACCCTCACGGGGCTCCACGAGTCTGTCCTGGCTGTCTCGGAGCGGGTCAACCGCAAGGTGCAGACCTTGAAGCTCCACTGGAAGGCCGCAACGATCAGCCGGCAGATTGACGACCTGCACCGTGAAGCCGGCACCGTCCTGGCCGACCGGCTGGCCCCGGACGTGACGCCGGCCCAAGCCGACCAGGACCCGTCCCCGACGCTGGCTGCGGCGTCCTCGCGGCTCCGGCTCCTCAAGGGCGAGTTGGCACAGGTCGAGGCCCTGATCCGGGAACTGGAAGCCGAAAGCCTCCAGGAGGAGCTCCTCCTGCTGCAACGGGACCTCTTCACCCGGTCGGCCACCATTGAGCGGATCGCCGTGCCGCAAGGTTCGCCGGTCGTCGGCCAGCCGGCCGGGCACCTGGGCTTGCCGCCGGACGTCCGTCTGGTGGCCGTGCTGCGGGGGCCGGCCCTGCTCACGGCGGCCGAGAGCGTCGTCCTCCGAACCGGCGACATCGTCGTCCTGCTCGGGCCGCGCGGCGAGATGCCGGCCGCCCGGTCCCTGTTTTCCGAGAAACAGCGTATCCGAGCCTGATACAATAACGGTAGACGGTCGCCTGGCCTCGTCACTCCCGCTCGGTCGGGAACAACGGAGCGTCCACCATGGAGATTCGATCCGCATCGGTCCGCCTGTTCGTCTCGGTCTGGTCCGTCCTCGTCCTGTCCCTGCCCTGGGCCGCACCCGCGGCCGGCGCGCCGGCGCCGCCGACCGAGAGCGGCGGCCTCCGCCTGCTCGAGGAGTTCCAGAGCGTCATCACGGATCTCGCCGAGCGGGTGAAGCCGTCGGTCGTCAACATCCTCCCCGTCCAGGGTCCGGGCCGGTCGAAGGACGCCCCGCGCGAGCGCCAGCCGAATTCCCCGGGGACCGGCTCGGGCGTCATCGTCGATCCGCACGGGTACATCATGACGAACAACCACGTGGTGGGCGACGCCGGCGAAGTGGAAGTCCGCCTCTCGGACAAGACCAAGTTCGTCGCGCAGGTGGTCGGCAAGGACCCGGACACGGACCTCGCGGTCCTGAAGGTCGCCACCGACCGGACCCTCCCCGCCGCCGCGTTCGGCGATTCGGCCTCCGTGAAGGTCGGCCAGTGGGTGCTGGCGGTGGGCAACCCGTTCGGCCTGGACCGGACCGTGACGCTGGGAGTCGTGAGCGGGATCGGGCGGGAGAACATGAACCTCTCCCGCTACGAGAATTTCATCCAGACGGACGCCTCCATCAATCCCGGCAACTCGGGCGGGCCGCTGTTCAACATCCGCGGCGAGGTCGTCGGGATCAACACGGCGATCATCAACTTCGCCCAGGGCATCGGCTTCGCGATCCCGTCGAACATGGCCAAGCAGGTCTATCAGCAACTGGTGTCGCGCGGCAAGGTGATCCGCGGCTGGCTGGGGGTCGGGATTCAGCCGGTGACGGCGGAGCTGGCCAGCAAGTTCGGAGGGACCGAGGGCGAAGGGGTGCTGGTCAACGAGGTGTTCGAGAACGATCCGGCGGCCCGGGCCGGGATCAAGCCGGGCGACATCATCACGAAGGTGGACGGGAAGCTGGTGGACACGCCCAACGCCCTGTCCCGGCTGATCGCCCAGCTCGAGCCGGGGGCGACCGCGTCGGTCGAGGTGATCCGAGACAGCCAGCGCCTGACCCTGTCGGTTTCCCTGGCCGAGCGGCGCGAGAACCCGGTGGTCGCCTCGCTCCCCCCGGCCTCCCGCTCGGAGGTCAAGCTGGGCCTGGACGTCCAGGACCTGACGGCGGAGCTGGCGGAGAAGTTCAAGCTGAAGGACACGAAGGGGGTCCTGATCACGAAGGTGGACCGGGGGAGCATCGCGGAGGCCGAAGGGCTGCGGGAGGGCGACCTCATCAAGGAGGTCAACCGGATCGAGGTCGCGACGGTGAACGAGTTCACCGAGCAGGTGAAGCGGGTCAAGCGCGGCGAGACGGTGCTGCTGCGGGTGCTGCGGGAGGCCCGCGCCTTCTACGTGGTGCTGAAACCCAGCGAGAAGTAAGAAGCGCGGCTGACGAAAAAGAGCCGCCACGCACTCTTGTGACCGAACACCGCCTCATGAGAAATCCATTTCCCCGCTTTGGCCTGTTTCATCGCACGCCGTAGGGCCCGCATGGTTTTCTGATTGCTCAGGATTTCGATCGTCTCCATGAACCCCTCGAACTGATCCATGCTCAGCAACACGGCAGCCGGCCCCCCGTCACGAGTGATCACGACAATCTCCTGACGCGACTTCAGACCGCGAATCAGCCCCAGCAGCTTGTTTTTCGCTTCCGTCACGGAGATGAACCGGTCTACCTTTAGCATCGAGACCGTCTATCTAGCCGCTGTACTGCCCCACCTCATTTTGGACAGGTCGTTTCGTGTTTTTGACTCTCCAGTCCGCATAGAACGCCGGCCGGTGACTGCATTCCGAGCGCACTGTGCGGCGCCTGCTGGTTGTAATGGTCGATCCACACGGGGATCTGCTGTCCCACTG
It contains:
- a CDS encoding TrkA C-terminal domain-containing protein, with product MAAEFLQRVRKELTLTLTGLHESVLAVSERVNRKVQTLKLHWKAATISRQIDDLHREAGTVLADRLAPDVTPAQADQDPSPTLAAASSRLRLLKGELAQVEALIRELEAESLQEELLLLQRDLFTRSATIERIAVPQGSPVVGQPAGHLGLPPDVRLVAVLRGPALLTAAESVVLRTGDIVVLLGPRGEMPAARSLFSEKQRIRA
- a CDS encoding Do family serine endopeptidase, with product MEIRSASVRLFVSVWSVLVLSLPWAAPAAGAPAPPTESGGLRLLEEFQSVITDLAERVKPSVVNILPVQGPGRSKDAPRERQPNSPGTGSGVIVDPHGYIMTNNHVVGDAGEVEVRLSDKTKFVAQVVGKDPDTDLAVLKVATDRTLPAAAFGDSASVKVGQWVLAVGNPFGLDRTVTLGVVSGIGRENMNLSRYENFIQTDASINPGNSGGPLFNIRGEVVGINTAIINFAQGIGFAIPSNMAKQVYQQLVSRGKVIRGWLGVGIQPVTAELASKFGGTEGEGVLVNEVFENDPAARAGIKPGDIITKVDGKLVDTPNALSRLIAQLEPGATASVEVIRDSQRLTLSVSLAERRENPVVASLPPASRSEVKLGLDVQDLTAELAEKFKLKDTKGVLITKVDRGSIAEAEGLREGDLIKEVNRIEVATVNEFTEQVKRVKRGETVLLRVLREARAFYVVLKPSEK
- a CDS encoding type II toxin-antitoxin system Phd/YefM family antitoxin, whose translation is MTEAKNKLLGLIRGLKSRQEIVVITRDGGPAAVLLSMDQFEGFMETIEILSNQKTMRALRRAMKQAKAGKWISHEAVFGHKSAWRLFFVSRASYFSLGFSTT
- a CDS encoding integrase core domain-containing protein, which encodes AMGLIPCHTPRRSPESNGLAEAFFGSFKRDYVYQACLETFETVGQQIPVWIDHYNQQAPHSALGMQSPAGVLCGLESQKHETTCPK